Proteins found in one Paenibacillus dendritiformis genomic segment:
- a CDS encoding universal stress protein produces MEEQRRETPDERLLPLPKRRHGRLKLYIGPVNGCGKTYELLQEGQLLKARGVDVAVAGGSTQYPAGLAEPGTELESIPGIRWPGNAVKQDLDVEAILARNPDVLLIDGLAHRNRPEARRRTRLDDIRCLLAHGISVITTVNVYELDGANEEARALSGLAGEAAVSADVLALADEVRLIDITPETMIARLAAAEGAGGEGATLPGAPAFRRDHVALLRELALRLVAKDAHASLAQRREAKGMVGPAGSAERILVAVQYHWNGSLYIRRGQQIARRLNGDMLVAAFIRPGKKLTREERAFRRSMRKLTEKVGGRFEERPLPSRRSFPDALNRYAAEQKATRIVLGHSRQTRLQELWHGSAVNGLLRRMDRIDLFFMADRSLYEGERVLAAKMRGPAAAGSQGRSDSPRGEDAAAAPKRGSFKVYVGSAPGVGKTYAMLREGNELQRKGLHVIIGLLETHGRSDTQAQAGSLAIVPRRIVTYRGARLEEMDTEAVLRFRPDVVLVDELAHSNVPGSARKKRYMDVLELLNAGISVISTVNVQHLESLNDAVGQLTGIRVRETVPDRVLHAADEVQLIDVTPQMLRQRMREGKIYAMEKVEQALTHFFKTENLIALRELALREIADDVDERLESWERTSSLRGPWRRHEAIIVCVPNAPSAETLIRRGFRISWRLKAEWHVIHVRPRGREAAEEELSRIAGLEEMTVRLGGTFQVHDAAKSELVHQVILCQAAACRATQLIVGQPRKRTLAKELVRGSTVRSLLRHARDMDVLVVSCQ; encoded by the coding sequence GTGGAAGAGCAACGGCGCGAGACGCCGGATGAACGATTATTGCCGCTCCCGAAGCGGCGGCATGGCAGATTGAAGCTGTATATCGGCCCGGTCAATGGCTGCGGGAAAACGTATGAGCTGCTGCAGGAAGGGCAGCTGCTGAAGGCCCGGGGCGTCGATGTGGCGGTCGCAGGCGGCTCAACCCAATACCCGGCCGGTCTGGCGGAGCCGGGAACGGAGCTTGAATCCATTCCCGGCATTCGGTGGCCAGGGAATGCGGTCAAGCAGGATCTCGATGTGGAGGCGATCCTGGCCCGCAATCCGGACGTGCTGCTCATTGATGGCCTGGCCCATCGCAATCGCCCGGAGGCGCGGCGCCGAACGCGGCTAGACGATATCCGCTGCCTGCTCGCCCATGGCATCAGCGTCATTACGACGGTGAACGTCTATGAGCTGGACGGGGCGAATGAGGAGGCTCGGGCCTTATCGGGCCTCGCGGGTGAAGCCGCGGTAAGCGCCGACGTGCTGGCGCTGGCCGACGAAGTGAGGCTCATCGACATCACTCCGGAGACGATGATCGCCCGCTTGGCGGCGGCCGAGGGCGCTGGCGGGGAAGGGGCGACGCTTCCGGGCGCCCCCGCATTCCGGCGCGATCATGTGGCGCTGCTGCGGGAGCTTGCGCTGCGGCTGGTCGCCAAGGACGCGCACGCCTCGCTCGCGCAGCGCCGGGAAGCGAAGGGCATGGTCGGGCCGGCCGGTTCGGCGGAGCGCATCCTCGTCGCCGTGCAGTATCACTGGAACGGCTCCCTCTATATACGCCGCGGCCAGCAGATAGCCAGGCGGCTTAATGGCGATATGCTGGTCGCCGCGTTCATTCGGCCGGGGAAGAAGCTGACCCGGGAGGAGCGCGCCTTCCGGCGTTCGATGCGGAAGCTGACGGAGAAAGTAGGCGGACGATTCGAGGAGCGTCCGCTTCCTTCCCGCCGCTCCTTCCCGGACGCGCTTAACCGCTATGCGGCCGAGCAGAAGGCGACCCGGATCGTATTGGGCCATTCCAGGCAGACCCGGCTCCAGGAGCTCTGGCACGGCTCCGCGGTCAATGGCTTGCTGCGGAGGATGGATCGCATCGATCTGTTCTTCATGGCGGATCGTTCTCTATATGAAGGGGAGCGTGTGTTGGCAGCCAAGATGAGGGGGCCCGCCGCCGCCGGAAGTCAGGGGCGTTCGGACTCGCCGAGAGGAGAGGACGCGGCCGCCGCGCCGAAGCGAGGCAGCTTCAAAGTATATGTCGGATCTGCTCCGGGCGTGGGCAAGACGTACGCGATGCTGCGCGAAGGCAATGAGCTGCAGCGCAAAGGGCTTCATGTCATAATCGGCCTGCTGGAGACTCACGGCCGCAGCGATACGCAGGCGCAAGCGGGGAGCCTCGCCATCGTGCCGCGCCGGATCGTCACGTATCGGGGAGCGCGCCTCGAGGAGATGGATACGGAGGCGGTGCTTCGATTCCGGCCGGATGTCGTGCTCGTGGATGAACTGGCTCATAGCAATGTGCCGGGAAGCGCACGGAAGAAGCGGTATATGGATGTGCTAGAGCTGCTGAACGCAGGAATATCGGTCATCTCGACCGTCAACGTGCAGCATCTCGAGAGCTTGAATGATGCGGTAGGGCAGCTGACCGGCATTCGCGTACGCGAGACGGTGCCGGACCGCGTGCTCCATGCGGCGGACGAAGTGCAGCTTATCGACGTGACTCCACAGATGCTGCGGCAGCGAATGAGGGAGGGAAAAATCTATGCGATGGAGAAGGTGGAACAGGCGCTAACTCATTTTTTCAAAACGGAAAACTTGATTGCCCTGCGGGAATTGGCTCTGCGGGAGATAGCGGACGATGTCGATGAGCGGCTGGAATCGTGGGAACGGACCTCTTCGCTGCGCGGACCGTGGCGCCGTCATGAGGCCATTATCGTCTGCGTGCCGAATGCGCCATCTGCGGAAACATTGATTCGCCGCGGATTCCGCATCTCCTGGCGCCTCAAGGCCGAATGGCATGTGATCCATGTGCGTCCGCGAGGAAGGGAAGCAGCGGAGGAAGAGCTCAGCCGGATCGCCGGGCTGGAGGAGATGACGGTCCGCTTGGGCGGGACGTTCCAGGTTCATGACGCGGCGAAGTCTGAACTCGTACACCAAGTCATTCTGTGCCAAGCTGCCGCATGCCGGGCGACCCAACTGATTGTCGGCCAACCGAGGAAGCGGACGCTGGCGAAAGAGCTTGTCCGCGGCTCGACGGTCCGGTCGCTGCTGCGCCATGCCCGCGATATGGATGTGCTGGTCGTATCCTGTCAGTGA
- a CDS encoding VOC family protein — protein sequence MLTIEALDHLVLTVKDIEKTIHFYHHVLNMEVVTFGDNRKALRFGRQKFNLHEVGQDIEPRARKPVPGSADLCLITKTSIEQVIEHLESCGVPIEEGPVVRTGAVGRIISVYVRDPDENLIEISVYVDK from the coding sequence ATGTTGACTATCGAAGCGTTGGATCATCTCGTCTTGACAGTAAAAGATATCGAAAAAACGATTCATTTCTATCATCATGTGCTGAACATGGAAGTCGTTACTTTCGGCGACAACCGGAAAGCATTGCGGTTCGGCCGGCAGAAATTCAATCTGCATGAAGTGGGCCAGGACATCGAGCCGAGAGCCAGGAAGCCGGTTCCGGGCTCTGCCGACCTATGCCTTATTACCAAGACGTCTATCGAACAGGTCATTGAGCATCTGGAATCATGCGGCGTTCCGATAGAGGAGGGGCCGGTGGTTCGCACCGGCGCCGTCGGCCGCATCATCTCGGTCTATGTGCGGGATCCGGATGAAAACCTGATTGAGATATCCGTCTATGTGGATAAATGA
- the kdpB gene encoding potassium-transporting ATPase subunit KdpB, whose product MNTTNRKRMLTKDIVKQAGKDSLRKLNPVTMMRNPVLFVVEAGTFVVLLMLLFPGYFGTEENMGFNLAVFLILLFTLLFANAAEALAEGRGKAQAGALKKTKQDIVANQVTENGIAAVAASELRKGDIVLVSQGEMIPGDGEVVEGLATVDESAITGESAPVIKEAGGDFSSVTGGTRVVSDAIKVRITSDPGDTFLDRMISLVEGAKRQKTPNEISLNTLLISLTLIFLIVVVTLAPIAAYLNIQLDVAVLIALLVCLIPTTIGGLLSAIGVAGMDRVTQYNVLAMSGKAVEAAGDINTMILDKTGTITFGNRMASEFVPVGNEQMRTVAEWAAISSMNDDTPEGRSVLELMKKENLAFNPALAEGGEWIEFRAETRMSGVDLMDGRQVRKGAVDAVKKWAAGQGGTIPADLEEQGNRIAAQGGTPLAVAVDGRIVGLIYLKDTVKPGMRERFEQLRKMGIKTIMCTGDNPLTAATIAAEAGVDDFIAESKPEDKIAVIRREQAAGKLVAMTGDGTNDAPALAQADVGLAMNSGTIAAKEAANMIDLDSDPSKIIEVVGIGKQLLMTRGALTTFSIANDIAKYFAIIPAMFMVAIPEMNMLNVMDLGSPMSAILSALLFNAIIIPLLIPLAMKGVSYRPVSSARLLSRNLLIYGLGGVAAPFIGIKLIDLAVHLWV is encoded by the coding sequence ATGAATACGACAAATCGCAAGCGCATGCTGACGAAGGATATTGTCAAGCAAGCAGGGAAGGACAGCCTTCGGAAGCTGAATCCGGTGACGATGATGAGAAATCCCGTCTTGTTCGTCGTCGAGGCAGGCACCTTCGTCGTCCTGCTGATGCTCCTTTTCCCGGGCTATTTCGGTACGGAGGAGAATATGGGCTTCAATCTGGCCGTGTTCCTGATCCTGCTCTTCACGCTGCTGTTCGCCAATGCCGCGGAAGCGTTAGCGGAAGGGCGGGGCAAGGCCCAGGCGGGCGCTCTGAAAAAAACGAAGCAGGACATCGTGGCGAACCAAGTGACAGAGAACGGCATCGCCGCAGTGGCCGCATCGGAGCTGCGCAAGGGAGATATCGTCCTCGTCTCGCAAGGGGAGATGATTCCCGGCGACGGAGAAGTCGTCGAGGGGCTCGCCACCGTGGACGAATCCGCGATTACGGGGGAATCAGCTCCCGTCATCAAGGAAGCGGGCGGCGATTTCAGCTCGGTGACCGGCGGCACGCGGGTTGTCAGCGATGCGATCAAGGTACGAATCACGAGCGATCCGGGAGATACGTTCCTGGATCGGATGATCTCGCTCGTCGAGGGAGCGAAGCGGCAGAAGACGCCGAATGAGATTTCGCTCAATACGCTGCTTATTAGCTTGACGCTCATTTTCCTGATTGTGGTCGTCACTCTGGCCCCGATTGCAGCTTACCTGAATATTCAGCTGGATGTTGCGGTTCTCATTGCGCTTCTTGTCTGTCTGATTCCGACGACGATCGGCGGGCTGCTGTCTGCCATCGGCGTAGCCGGCATGGACCGGGTGACGCAGTACAATGTGCTGGCGATGTCCGGAAAAGCGGTAGAGGCTGCGGGGGATATCAACACGATGATTCTCGATAAGACCGGCACGATCACCTTCGGCAACCGGATGGCAAGCGAGTTCGTGCCCGTCGGGAATGAACAGATGCGCACCGTGGCCGAATGGGCCGCGATTAGCTCCATGAACGACGATACGCCTGAAGGCCGCTCCGTGCTTGAGTTGATGAAGAAGGAGAACCTCGCCTTCAATCCTGCTCTTGCCGAGGGGGGAGAGTGGATTGAATTCAGAGCGGAGACCCGCATGAGCGGCGTCGATCTGATGGATGGGCGCCAAGTGCGCAAAGGGGCCGTCGATGCGGTCAAAAAATGGGCGGCCGGACAAGGCGGGACGATTCCCGCGGATCTGGAGGAGCAGGGGAACCGGATTGCCGCGCAGGGCGGCACCCCGCTCGCGGTCGCGGTAGACGGGCGGATTGTCGGACTGATTTATTTGAAGGATACGGTCAAGCCGGGCATGCGCGAACGCTTCGAGCAGCTCCGCAAGATGGGCATCAAGACGATCATGTGCACGGGCGACAACCCGCTGACCGCCGCGACCATTGCCGCCGAAGCCGGCGTGGACGACTTTATCGCGGAGAGCAAGCCGGAGGACAAGATCGCCGTCATCCGCCGGGAGCAGGCCGCAGGCAAGCTGGTCGCCATGACCGGCGACGGCACGAATGACGCGCCGGCACTGGCCCAGGCCGATGTGGGACTGGCGATGAACAGCGGCACGATCGCGGCGAAGGAAGCGGCCAATATGATCGATCTTGATTCCGACCCTTCGAAGATCATCGAAGTCGTAGGGATCGGCAAGCAATTGCTCATGACCCGCGGCGCGCTGACCACCTTCAGCATCGCGAACGATATCGCGAAGTATTTCGCGATTATCCCCGCCATGTTCATGGTCGCGATACCCGAGATGAACATGCTGAATGTGATGGATCTCGGTTCGCCCATGTCGGCCATATTATCGGCCTTACTATTTAATGCCATTATTATTCCGCTGCTGATTCCGCTGGCGATGAAGGGTGTCTCCTATCGTCCGGTGAGCTCCGCGCGGCTGCTCAGCCGCAACCTGCTCATCTATGGCCTCGGCGGCGTCGCAGCGCCATTCATCGGCATCAAATTAATCGATCTGGCCGTTCATCTATGGGTATAA
- a CDS encoding oxalate decarboxylase family bicupin translates to MQHNPKQADPECIPHPIRKSDGAGATDYGPRDVMRDRENPDMFVPPVTDEGLVPNLKFSFSDAHMQLNQGGWSREVTVRDLPVAKTLAGVNMRLTPGGVRELHWHQQAEWAFMILGRARITAVDQNGRNFIADVGPGDLWYFPPGIPHSIQGLEEGCEFLLVFDDGNFSDLNTLSISDWFAHTPKEVLSANFGVPISAFKHVPAEQLYIFQDEVPGPISEAQVPDPSGTVEQSFVHRLLAQPPLTTPGGSVRIVDSSNFPVSVTVAAALVEIKPGAMRELHWHPNNDEWQYYLSGQGRMTVFAGNGTARTFNYRAGDVGYVPFAFGHYIQNTGTDSLWFLEMFKSDRFADVSLNQWMALTPHDLVRDNVYGSPELMKALRKTKWPVVKYPGIQPVIEQD, encoded by the coding sequence GTGCAACATAATCCGAAGCAGGCGGATCCGGAATGCATCCCGCATCCGATTCGGAAAAGCGACGGCGCCGGTGCAACCGATTATGGCCCGCGTGATGTGATGCGCGATCGGGAGAACCCGGACATGTTCGTGCCGCCGGTTACGGACGAGGGACTGGTGCCGAACTTGAAGTTCTCGTTCTCTGACGCGCATATGCAGCTGAATCAGGGAGGATGGTCACGCGAGGTTACGGTGCGGGATCTGCCGGTCGCGAAGACGCTGGCCGGCGTGAACATGCGTCTTACGCCGGGAGGGGTAAGAGAGCTCCATTGGCATCAGCAGGCCGAATGGGCCTTCATGATATTGGGCCGGGCGAGGATTACGGCGGTCGATCAGAACGGCCGCAATTTTATTGCCGATGTCGGTCCGGGTGATTTGTGGTATTTCCCCCCGGGCATTCCTCATTCGATTCAGGGGCTGGAGGAAGGCTGCGAGTTCCTGCTTGTCTTCGATGACGGCAATTTCTCCGATCTCAACACCCTCTCGATCTCCGATTGGTTCGCGCACACCCCGAAGGAAGTGTTGTCGGCCAATTTCGGAGTGCCGATCAGCGCATTTAAGCATGTGCCGGCCGAGCAATTGTATATTTTCCAGGACGAGGTTCCGGGTCCGATCTCGGAGGCGCAGGTGCCGGACCCGAGCGGCACCGTCGAGCAGAGCTTCGTGCATCGTCTGCTTGCCCAGCCTCCGCTGACGACGCCGGGAGGCTCTGTCCGCATCGTCGATTCCTCCAACTTCCCCGTATCCGTTACGGTGGCCGCCGCCCTGGTGGAGATTAAGCCCGGCGCGATGAGGGAGCTGCACTGGCATCCGAATAATGATGAATGGCAGTATTATCTTAGCGGTCAAGGGCGAATGACAGTCTTCGCCGGCAACGGAACGGCACGAACGTTCAATTATCGGGCGGGCGATGTCGGATACGTGCCGTTCGCATTCGGCCATTACATTCAGAACACAGGCACGGACAGCTTGTGGTTCCTGGAAATGTTCAAGAGCGACCGCTTCGCCGACGTATCTCTCAACCAATGGATGGCGCTGACTCCGCATGATCTGGTGAGAGACAATGTGTATGGGTCGCCGGAGCTGATGAAGGCGCTGCGCAAGACAAAATGGCCTGTCGTCAAGTATCCGGGAATTCAGCCGGTGATCGAACAGGATTAG
- a CDS encoding MerR family transcriptional regulator, whose amino-acid sequence MRMTRSHLAKLTGLHKETIRYYELQGVLPAPERAANGYRVYTDKDRVRLKFIKDAKSLGYSLNEIKEVLQLLSTRMEANELREVVRDKIGQLEARIEALQKMKGLLSELLATAEEDIHQYLRTFRSDDDNQDLTL is encoded by the coding sequence ATGAGAATGACAAGAAGCCATCTCGCCAAGCTTACCGGACTGCACAAGGAGACGATCCGCTACTATGAACTCCAAGGAGTGCTGCCTGCTCCCGAACGGGCGGCTAACGGCTACCGGGTCTATACCGATAAAGATCGGGTACGGTTGAAATTCATCAAGGACGCCAAGTCGCTCGGATATTCACTGAATGAAATTAAAGAAGTATTGCAGCTGCTGTCAACCCGAATGGAGGCGAATGAGCTTAGAGAGGTGGTGCGGGACAAAATCGGCCAGCTCGAAGCCCGAATCGAAGCGCTGCAAAAGATGAAAGGGCTGCTGAGTGAACTGCTGGCGACAGCGGAGGAAGATATCCACCAATATTTGCGGACATTCCGTTCGGACGATGATAACCAGGACTTGACATTGTAG
- a CDS encoding alpha/beta hydrolase family protein, whose amino-acid sequence MTGLEIVVTAANLLAAGWICFGKKNKGRDASALSLLAAAFLLHAGLGQLRLQMIPAYILAMILGLVLFARIIRSGNGRLRPARLAIAVLSLLVLALSGASAYLTYLFPVFALPEPTGSYAIGTASYHLVDQSRKETYTGDKGDNRELMITVWYPADSDAAAKLPRKPYPKEVTEAMSLVFHFPQSLFGYLDAIPTHTVEGAGVSGGQAKYPLLLFSPGVRSTRYQSMTIVEELASSGYIVVGIDHPYTSSKVDFPEGRSVLYRPDPEYPTSAAQYEANVTGIDIRSEDARFVLDTLTEWNSGMGDADHLLRGKLDLDRVGIFGHSYGGATTAETLAKDSRFKAGVSLEGGFWGSVAHTGLKQPFMYMLTSDTADMIREQLEGKQSAGEDGIGQGTREKLFYEEYIPDLQSVFEKSSADRYYLTVKGFFHQSFADVALLSPLFAKEVSADQSGRINRDYVRSFFDRYLLGKEAPLLDGPSPQYPEVEFDPKLTTTGAAGTPSR is encoded by the coding sequence ATGACAGGATTGGAAATTGTCGTCACCGCCGCCAACCTGCTGGCGGCCGGTTGGATCTGCTTCGGCAAGAAGAATAAGGGACGGGACGCGTCGGCACTGTCTTTGCTGGCCGCCGCCTTCCTGCTGCATGCCGGTCTCGGCCAGCTTCGGCTGCAAATGATCCCCGCCTATATCTTGGCTATGATTTTAGGCCTGGTGCTTTTCGCCCGAATCATTCGCAGCGGGAATGGCCGGCTCCGCCCGGCTCGCCTCGCGATCGCAGTGCTGTCGCTGCTCGTGCTGGCCTTGTCCGGAGCATCCGCCTATTTGACGTATCTGTTCCCGGTCTTCGCCCTGCCGGAACCGACCGGCTCCTATGCGATCGGCACCGCATCCTATCACCTGGTCGATCAGAGCCGGAAGGAGACCTATACAGGGGATAAGGGCGATAACCGGGAATTGATGATTACTGTCTGGTACCCGGCCGATTCCGATGCCGCGGCCAAGCTGCCGCGCAAGCCCTATCCGAAGGAAGTGACCGAAGCAATGAGTCTTGTATTCCATTTCCCGCAGTCCCTGTTCGGATATCTGGACGCCATTCCGACGCATACGGTCGAGGGAGCCGGCGTCTCGGGCGGGCAGGCGAAATATCCGCTGCTGCTGTTCTCTCCCGGGGTGCGTTCCACGCGCTATCAGAGCATGACGATAGTCGAAGAGCTGGCCAGCAGCGGATATATCGTCGTCGGCATCGATCATCCGTACACGTCTTCGAAGGTGGATTTCCCCGAAGGAAGGAGCGTGCTGTACCGCCCCGATCCGGAGTACCCTACTTCCGCAGCGCAGTATGAAGCGAACGTGACCGGAATTGACATTCGTTCCGAGGATGCCCGCTTCGTGCTGGACACGCTGACCGAATGGAACTCCGGCATGGGCGATGCGGACCATCTGCTGCGCGGCAAGCTCGACCTCGATCGGGTCGGCATCTTCGGGCATTCCTACGGCGGCGCGACAACGGCCGAGACGCTGGCCAAGGACAGCCGCTTCAAGGCCGGCGTAAGTCTGGAAGGCGGATTCTGGGGCAGCGTGGCGCACACGGGCTTGAAGCAGCCGTTCATGTACATGCTGACCTCCGATACGGCGGACATGATCCGGGAGCAGCTTGAAGGGAAGCAGTCCGCCGGGGAAGACGGGATCGGCCAAGGGACGCGGGAGAAGCTATTCTACGAGGAATATATTCCGGATCTGCAGTCCGTCTTCGAGAAAAGCTCTGCCGACCGTTATTACTTGACCGTCAAGGGCTTCTTCCATCAAAGCTTCGCGGATGTCGCGCTCCTGTCTCCGCTGTTCGCCAAGGAGGTGTCTGCGGACCAATCCGGCCGCATTAACCGTGACTATGTCCGCTCCTTCTTCGACCGCTACTTGCTCGGCAAGGAAGCGCCGCTGCTGGACGGGCCGTCGCCTCAGTATCCCGAGGTGGAGTTCGATCCGAAGCTGACAACGACCGGAGCGGCGGGGACGCCATCCCGGTAG
- the kdpA gene encoding potassium-transporting ATPase subunit KdpA produces the protein MDWLQIAVVLLALLLLVKPLGTYIYAVFSNEPHRTDRLFGPVEYAIYRLGGLARRPDMSWKKYMFSLLATNLMLVAVSYVILRVQHLLPLNPNGTDQMEHTLAFNTVISFMTNTNLQHYSGETGMSYFSQMAVITMMMFTSAATGLTVAIAFMRGLTGRAIGNFFTDFVKAHTRLLLPLAIVMALVLGALKVPQTLAPVTEAAMLQGGTQHIAAGPVASLVSIKHVGTNGGGFFGVNSSHPFENPSPLTNVLEILMMWCIPAALTYTFGRFASNRKQGWVIFSAMSILFLLFLSLACYAESAGNPAWNALGVDASQGNMEGKEVRFGIAQSALFTTVTTAATTGSVNNMHDTLTPLGGLVPLAQMMLNCVFGGDGVGLVNMLMYAILAVFLAGLMVGRTPEFLGRKIEAKEMKLIAIAILAHPLIILAPTAIAFLTDLGRGAITNPGFHGITQVLYEYTSSAANNGSGFEGLGDNTPFWNLSTGLVMLLGRYISMIALLAVAGSLLRKQPVPETAGTFRTDNKLFIGILVGTVLIIGALTFLPAAVLGPIAEHLTLRNL, from the coding sequence ATGGACTGGCTGCAAATCGCCGTCGTGCTGCTGGCGCTGTTATTGCTGGTGAAGCCGCTCGGCACTTATATATACGCTGTGTTCTCCAATGAGCCCCATCGCACGGACCGGCTGTTCGGACCGGTGGAGTACGCAATCTACAGATTGGGCGGGCTTGCCCGCCGTCCGGATATGAGCTGGAAAAAATATATGTTCAGCCTGCTTGCCACGAATCTGATGCTCGTCGCGGTTAGCTACGTCATCTTACGGGTCCAGCATCTGCTGCCGCTGAATCCGAACGGAACGGATCAGATGGAGCACACGCTGGCGTTCAATACGGTCATCAGCTTCATGACCAACACGAATCTGCAGCATTACAGCGGCGAGACGGGAATGTCGTATTTCTCGCAAATGGCGGTGATTACGATGATGATGTTCACTTCCGCCGCGACGGGCTTGACGGTGGCGATCGCGTTCATGCGCGGCTTGACGGGCCGAGCCATCGGCAACTTTTTCACCGACTTCGTCAAGGCGCACACGCGTCTTCTCCTGCCGCTCGCCATCGTGATGGCACTTGTCCTGGGGGCGCTCAAGGTGCCGCAGACGCTGGCTCCGGTGACCGAAGCGGCGATGCTGCAGGGCGGGACGCAGCATATCGCTGCGGGCCCGGTCGCATCGCTTGTATCCATTAAGCATGTCGGGACGAACGGCGGCGGCTTCTTCGGCGTCAACTCCTCGCATCCGTTCGAGAATCCGTCTCCGCTGACGAACGTGCTCGAAATCCTGATGATGTGGTGCATTCCGGCGGCGCTTACGTATACATTCGGCCGCTTCGCGTCGAACCGGAAGCAGGGATGGGTTATTTTCAGCGCGATGTCCATTCTGTTCCTGCTGTTCCTGAGCCTGGCCTGCTATGCGGAGAGCGCGGGCAATCCCGCCTGGAACGCGCTCGGGGTGGATGCGTCTCAGGGCAACATGGAAGGCAAGGAAGTGCGCTTCGGCATCGCCCAGTCCGCCCTGTTCACGACGGTGACAACTGCCGCGACGACCGGTTCGGTCAACAACATGCACGACACACTTACTCCGCTGGGCGGATTGGTGCCGCTCGCCCAGATGATGCTGAACTGCGTCTTCGGCGGGGACGGTGTCGGGCTGGTGAACATGCTGATGTATGCGATCCTGGCGGTGTTCCTCGCCGGACTGATGGTCGGGCGCACGCCCGAATTTCTGGGGCGGAAGATCGAAGCGAAGGAAATGAAGCTGATTGCGATCGCGATCCTGGCGCATCCGCTTATCATATTGGCGCCGACCGCGATTGCGTTCCTTACCGATCTGGGCCGAGGGGCCATTACAAATCCGGGCTTCCACGGCATTACCCAGGTGCTCTACGAGTATACGTCCTCCGCCGCCAACAACGGTTCGGGCTTCGAAGGGCTGGGGGACAACACGCCGTTCTGGAATCTGTCGACCGGACTCGTCATGCTGCTGGGACGCTATATCTCGATGATCGCGCTGCTTGCCGTGGCCGGATCGCTGCTGCGCAAGCAGCCCGTTCCCGAGACGGCCGGCACGTTCCGGACCGATAACAAGCTATTCATCGGCATTTTGGTCGGAACCGTCCTAATTATCGGGGCGCTTACGTTCCTCCCGGCTGCGGTGCTTGGTCCTATCGCGGAGCATCTGACGCTCCGGAATCTGTGA
- the kdpC gene encoding potassium-transporting ATPase subunit KdpC: MMNHSVEAPAARSGVAAVISMARLSLVFIVLCGILYPLACTGLLQALVPERANGSLIRDSSGAVIGSELIGQPFDDPRYFHGRISSIGYQAEASGSSNYAPSNPELLARMKESVRDWERSNPAVPADRLPIDLVTNSASGLDPHITPEAARVQIPRISGLTGIAPAELEKLVGEHTEGRDLGLFGEPRVNVLALNLDLRALLNR; encoded by the coding sequence ATGATGAACCATTCTGTAGAGGCGCCGGCAGCCCGAAGCGGCGTAGCGGCTGTCATCAGCATGGCAAGACTCAGCCTCGTCTTCATCGTGTTGTGCGGCATTCTCTATCCGCTCGCATGCACCGGCTTGCTGCAGGCCTTGGTGCCGGAACGCGCCAACGGGAGTCTCATCCGCGACAGCAGCGGAGCCGTCATCGGCTCCGAGCTGATTGGCCAGCCGTTCGACGATCCGCGTTATTTCCATGGCCGGATATCGAGCATCGGCTATCAGGCGGAAGCGTCCGGCTCGAGTAACTATGCTCCGTCCAATCCGGAGCTGCTGGCGCGGATGAAGGAATCCGTCCGCGATTGGGAGCGCAGCAATCCGGCTGTGCCGGCCGATCGGCTTCCGATCGATCTGGTCACCAACTCCGCTTCGGGGCTGGATCCGCATATTACGCCGGAAGCGGCACGGGTTCAGATTCCGCGCATCAGCGGCTTGACCGGAATCGCGCCGGCCGAGCTGGAGAAGCTGGTTGGCGAGCATACGGAAGGACGCGATCTCGGGTTGTTCGGCGAGCCGCGGGTGAATGTGCTGGCGCTGAATCTGGATCTCCGGGCGCTGCTGAACCGGTAA